A single window of Archangium gephyra DNA harbors:
- a CDS encoding M4 family metallopeptidase: MAHRLMRTLCVAWLGASLAACGSTTEVNEESVRAGEKDVDVQAALARFKDVRVVGSEAGVPYAVTGQLGRLSPAGSVGELRARDELREAVVDLAPVFRVSGEDLVLKRSTVDEQGHRHLRFQQTLNGLRVVGGELIVHADGAGNIYAVNGSARTGEQVSASARVAPEAALRAAVAGSTARGASSEGEAKLVYVRTEGNSELRLAYEVSVKGERQGMPANDLVYVDALRGGVLLENPLIHTALNRKVYSANNGTTTPGTLKRSEGQAAVGDAHVDINYDMLGVTYNCYKTLFNRDSYNNAGATLTSTVHYGSNYVNAYWDGTQMVYGDGNNSDSIELGKDLDVTVHELTHAVTDSESDLVYSGESGGLNESMSDIFAGVCESWNRSWAVDADIFKIGEDIWTPGTAGDALRYMDDPAKDGVSLDFYGDYSPGVDVHYSSGISNLVFSLLTKGGTHPRGKTSNAVPVIGPEKAGRIFYKANTDLFTSGTTFEQAKTYTIQAADALYGAGSAESLAVNEAWKAVGVPPPPPVVDALSNGVALTGISGGKKYYALQVPAGQGSLVFDMSGGTGDADMHVKFGALPTTSVYDCRPYAGGNAENCSFTNPAAGTWYVFLNPYSAFSGVTLKGTYTAGTGGGGTPVTLTINDSVTSGAADNFGPYSVVAGTKFKVVMSGSGDPDLYVRFGAAPTTSTYNCRPYSSNAAETCDLTVPAGQSSAYVMVRGYTASTYSLNISYTKP, translated from the coding sequence TTGGCTCATCGACTGATGCGGACCCTGTGTGTGGCGTGGCTGGGTGCGAGCCTCGCCGCCTGCGGCTCGACGACGGAAGTAAATGAGGAGTCGGTGCGGGCGGGTGAGAAGGACGTGGACGTCCAGGCGGCCCTGGCGCGCTTCAAGGACGTGCGCGTCGTGGGCAGCGAGGCCGGCGTTCCCTACGCGGTGACGGGCCAGCTGGGCCGGCTGTCGCCCGCGGGCAGCGTGGGCGAGCTGCGCGCCCGGGACGAGCTGCGCGAGGCGGTGGTGGACCTCGCCCCGGTGTTCCGCGTGAGTGGTGAGGACCTGGTGCTCAAGCGCTCCACGGTGGACGAGCAGGGCCACCGGCACCTGCGCTTCCAGCAGACGCTCAACGGCCTGCGCGTGGTGGGCGGCGAGCTCATCGTGCACGCGGATGGCGCGGGCAACATCTACGCCGTCAACGGCTCGGCCCGCACGGGTGAGCAGGTGTCCGCCTCGGCGCGCGTGGCTCCCGAGGCCGCGCTGCGCGCCGCCGTGGCCGGCTCCACCGCGCGGGGTGCTTCCTCCGAGGGCGAGGCGAAGCTCGTCTACGTGCGCACCGAGGGCAACTCCGAGCTGCGGCTGGCCTACGAGGTGTCCGTGAAGGGCGAGCGTCAGGGCATGCCCGCCAACGACCTCGTCTACGTGGACGCGCTGCGCGGCGGCGTCCTCCTGGAGAACCCGCTCATCCACACGGCGCTCAACCGCAAGGTGTACTCGGCCAACAACGGGACGACCACGCCGGGCACGCTCAAGCGCAGCGAGGGCCAGGCGGCCGTGGGTGACGCGCATGTCGACATCAACTACGACATGCTGGGCGTCACCTACAACTGCTACAAGACGCTCTTCAACCGCGACTCGTACAACAACGCGGGCGCCACGCTCACCAGCACCGTCCACTACGGCAGCAACTACGTGAACGCCTACTGGGACGGCACCCAGATGGTGTACGGCGACGGCAACAACTCGGACTCCATCGAGCTGGGCAAGGACCTGGACGTCACCGTCCACGAGCTGACCCACGCCGTGACGGACTCCGAGTCGGACCTCGTGTACTCGGGTGAGTCCGGCGGCCTCAACGAGTCCATGTCCGACATCTTCGCCGGCGTGTGCGAGAGCTGGAACCGCAGCTGGGCCGTGGACGCGGACATCTTCAAGATTGGCGAGGACATCTGGACGCCCGGCACCGCGGGTGACGCGCTCCGCTACATGGATGACCCGGCCAAGGACGGCGTGTCGCTCGACTTCTACGGCGACTACTCCCCGGGCGTGGACGTGCACTACAGCTCGGGCATCAGCAACCTGGTGTTCTCGCTGCTGACCAAGGGTGGCACGCACCCGCGCGGCAAGACGAGCAACGCGGTGCCGGTCATCGGCCCGGAGAAGGCCGGCCGTATCTTCTACAAGGCCAACACGGACCTCTTCACCAGCGGCACCACCTTCGAGCAGGCCAAGACGTACACCATCCAGGCCGCCGATGCGCTCTACGGCGCGGGCTCGGCCGAGTCCCTGGCGGTGAACGAGGCCTGGAAGGCCGTGGGCGTGCCGCCTCCGCCGCCGGTGGTGGACGCGCTGTCCAACGGCGTGGCGCTGACCGGCATCTCCGGTGGCAAGAAGTACTACGCGCTGCAGGTGCCCGCCGGTCAGGGCAGCCTCGTGTTCGACATGAGCGGCGGCACGGGTGACGCGGACATGCACGTGAAGTTCGGCGCGCTGCCGACCACCAGCGTCTACGACTGCCGTCCGTACGCGGGTGGCAACGCGGAGAACTGCTCCTTCACCAACCCGGCCGCGGGCACCTGGTACGTGTTCCTCAACCCCTACTCGGCGTTCTCGGGTGTCACCCTCAAGGGCACGTACACCGCGGGCACGGGCGGTGGCGGCACGCCGGTGACGCTGACCATCAACGACAGCGTGACCTCGGGCGCGGCGGACAACTTCGGTCCGTACAGCGTGGTGGCGGGCACCAAGTTCAAGGTGGTGATGTCGGGCTCGGGTGACCCGGACCTGTACGTCCGCTTCGGCGCGGCCCCCACCACGAGCACCTACAACTGCCGGCCGTACAGCTCCAACGCCGCCGAGACGTGCGACCTGACGGTGCCCGCGGGCCAGAGCAGCGCCTACGTCATGGTGCGCGGCTACACCGCGTCCACGTACAGCCTGAACATCAGCTACACGAAGCCGTAG
- a CDS encoding metal-dependent hydrolase, with product MDNLTHGLLGLALGALRRPESPAGSPLAPTDKAVLLGSVLAAELPDLDTLLPAANSVDHALRAHRGLSHALAFAPVVALAATGLALLVFRRARFLPVYLSSLLALAVAHLLPDLWTGWGTRLLLPFSDRRLTLDWTMVVDPLVTLPLLAGTVWAWRRRGQWRRALLVGLACSAAYVGLRGVLQATLTARVRETWPTAERVQVFPAWFSLTTWRYVTVLPSEYVAGSVSPGEPPREERRLPRPSVEALPASVRAVPTVHEALAWARFPVISSASGEQGRTVVRIGDLRYHLRGEPTLTFVLELAPDLSVTDARLERGGSARELMERWRGPRGGNPESERPSP from the coding sequence ATGGACAACCTCACCCACGGGCTGCTGGGCCTGGCCCTCGGCGCGCTCCGCCGGCCCGAGTCCCCCGCCGGCTCTCCCCTCGCCCCCACCGACAAGGCCGTGCTCCTCGGCTCCGTGCTCGCCGCCGAGCTGCCCGACCTCGACACCCTCCTGCCCGCCGCCAACTCCGTCGACCACGCCCTGCGTGCCCACCGCGGCCTGTCGCACGCGCTCGCCTTCGCGCCCGTCGTGGCCCTCGCCGCCACCGGGCTCGCCCTGCTCGTCTTCCGCCGCGCCCGCTTCCTCCCCGTCTACCTCTCCAGCCTGCTCGCGCTCGCCGTCGCCCACCTGCTGCCCGACCTGTGGACCGGCTGGGGCACCCGCCTCCTCCTCCCCTTCTCCGACCGGCGCCTCACGCTCGACTGGACCATGGTGGTGGATCCACTCGTCACCCTTCCGCTGCTCGCCGGTACGGTGTGGGCCTGGCGCCGAAGGGGACAATGGCGGCGCGCCCTGCTCGTGGGGCTCGCGTGCTCGGCCGCGTACGTGGGCCTGCGCGGCGTCCTCCAGGCCACGCTGACAGCCCGCGTGCGCGAGACCTGGCCCACGGCGGAGCGGGTGCAGGTCTTCCCCGCGTGGTTCTCGCTCACCACCTGGCGCTACGTGACCGTGCTCCCCTCCGAGTACGTGGCCGGCTCCGTGTCCCCCGGGGAGCCCCCGCGCGAGGAGCGCCGCCTGCCCCGGCCCTCGGTGGAGGCACTCCCCGCCTCCGTGCGCGCCGTGCCCACCGTGCACGAGGCGCTCGCCTGGGCCCGCTTCCCCGTCATCTCCTCGGCCTCCGGCGAGCAGGGGCGCACCGTGGTGCGGATTGGCGACCTGCGCTACCACCTGCGCGGCGAGCCGACGCTCACGTTCGTCCTGGAGCTGGCACCGGACCTCTCGGTGACGGACGCACGGCTCGAGCGCGGCGGCAGTGCGCGCGAGTTGATGGAACGGTGGCGCGGGCCACGAGGGGGAAACCCGGAGAGCGAGAGACCCTCACCCTGA
- a CDS encoding acyl-CoA dehydrogenase: protein MTAPASNPLLSDRDVDFQLYEVLDTEALCQLPAFADHSRETFTLFLDSTRRFARDVLLPTYRLMDNEPPSFRDGRVHVHPLMRKLYPQLVELGLLSATHPVEAGGQQLPITVYSLASAYLMAANLSAYGFIGLTSGAAHLIQAFGSPWLKDEFMARMYRGEWTGTMALTEPQAGSSLADVKTRATPAGDGTYRITGSKIFISGGDQDFTENVVHLTLARIEGAPAGTRGLSLFAVPARRPEGGRLVDNDVRVAGAIHKIGWKGLPSLALNYGEGGDCRGWLVGEAGKGLAHMFQMMNEARIMVGLNGVATASVAYHEALAYAQNRPQGRPAWEKDAARPQRPIIEHADVRRMLLRQKAIVEGGLSLLAAASWQADVAVHGKTEEERRRAGLLLDLLTPLAKTFPAEKGFEANALAVQVHGGYGYSSEYLPEAYLRDQKLNSIHEGTTGIQGLDLLGRKVMAAGGEAMRAFTEEVGATVERARKAGVEPAWGEALNRAQQEVVELTMELGAAGMAGEVERMLRHSADYMELFSVLAVSWRWLAQAAAAREGLARGGESRDFYEGKLAAAQYWLNTELPRVTHLVALCRSGEDSYTRMKPEWF from the coding sequence ATGACCGCCCCCGCCTCGAACCCACTGCTCTCCGACCGTGACGTGGACTTCCAGCTCTACGAGGTGCTGGACACGGAAGCGCTGTGCCAGCTCCCGGCCTTCGCGGACCACTCGCGCGAGACGTTCACGCTCTTCCTGGACAGCACGCGCCGCTTCGCCCGGGACGTGCTGCTGCCCACGTACCGGCTGATGGACAACGAGCCGCCCTCGTTCCGGGATGGGCGCGTCCACGTGCACCCGCTGATGCGCAAGCTGTACCCGCAGCTGGTGGAGCTGGGTCTGCTGTCGGCCACGCACCCGGTGGAGGCCGGAGGGCAGCAGCTGCCCATCACGGTGTACTCGCTGGCCTCGGCGTACCTGATGGCGGCCAACCTGAGCGCGTATGGCTTCATCGGACTGACGAGCGGCGCGGCGCACCTCATCCAGGCCTTCGGCAGCCCGTGGCTGAAGGACGAGTTCATGGCCCGGATGTACCGGGGCGAGTGGACGGGCACCATGGCGCTCACCGAGCCGCAGGCGGGCAGCAGCCTGGCGGACGTGAAGACGCGGGCCACGCCGGCCGGGGACGGGACGTACCGCATCACCGGCTCGAAGATCTTCATCAGCGGAGGGGACCAGGACTTCACGGAGAACGTGGTGCACCTCACGCTGGCGCGCATCGAGGGCGCACCGGCGGGGACGCGGGGCCTGTCGCTCTTCGCGGTGCCCGCGCGCCGGCCCGAGGGCGGGCGGCTGGTGGACAACGACGTGCGCGTGGCGGGAGCCATCCACAAGATTGGCTGGAAGGGGCTGCCGAGCCTCGCGCTCAACTACGGCGAGGGCGGGGACTGCCGCGGGTGGCTGGTGGGCGAGGCGGGCAAGGGCCTGGCGCACATGTTCCAGATGATGAACGAGGCGCGCATCATGGTGGGCCTCAACGGCGTGGCGACGGCCTCGGTGGCGTACCACGAGGCGCTGGCGTACGCGCAGAACCGGCCGCAGGGGCGCCCCGCCTGGGAGAAGGACGCGGCGAGGCCGCAGCGCCCCATCATCGAGCACGCGGACGTGCGGCGGATGCTGCTGCGGCAGAAGGCGATCGTGGAGGGCGGCCTGTCGCTGCTGGCGGCGGCCTCGTGGCAGGCGGACGTGGCGGTGCATGGGAAGACGGAGGAAGAGCGCCGGCGCGCGGGGCTGCTGCTCGACCTGCTCACGCCGTTGGCGAAGACGTTCCCCGCGGAGAAGGGCTTCGAGGCCAACGCGCTGGCGGTGCAGGTGCACGGAGGCTACGGCTACTCGAGCGAGTACCTGCCCGAGGCGTACCTGAGGGATCAGAAGCTCAACAGCATCCACGAGGGCACCACGGGCATCCAGGGGTTGGATCTGCTGGGGCGCAAGGTGATGGCGGCGGGGGGCGAGGCGATGAGGGCCTTCACGGAGGAGGTGGGGGCGACGGTGGAGCGGGCGCGGAAGGCGGGCGTGGAGCCGGCGTGGGGCGAGGCGCTGAACCGGGCGCAGCAGGAGGTGGTGGAGCTGACGATGGAGCTGGGAGCGGCGGGGATGGCGGGCGAGGTGGAGCGGATGCTGCGCCACAGCGCGGACTACATGGAGTTGTTCTCGGTGCTGGCGGTGTCGTGGCGGTGGCTGGCGCAGGCGGCGGCGGCACGCGAGGGCCTGGCGCGCGGAGGCGAGAGCCGGGACTTCTACGAGGGGAAGCTGGCGGCGGCGCAGTACTGGCTGAACACGGAGCTGCCGCGGGTGACGCACCTGGTGGCGCTGTGCCGCTCGGGAGAGGACTCGTACACGCGGATGAAGCCCGAGTGGTTCTGA